A single genomic interval of Saccharothrix saharensis harbors:
- a CDS encoding RibD family protein codes for MIRPHVLLSVAVSLDGYIDDRDEQRFPLSNAEDFDHVDQARAESDAILVGAATIRRDNPRLLVRHADRRAARVVAGRPEHPLKVTVTGSGDLDRTRAFWQDGDRLVYTAEHGHGRAVAAVGDLADVVSLGPSVDFGALLDDLGARGVDRLMVEGGGTVHTAFLSAGLADEVRVAVAPMLIGQVTAPRFVNPAEFPGGPARRFHLEDVTKLGDVAVLRYFPKR; via the coding sequence GTGATCCGTCCGCACGTCCTGCTCAGCGTGGCCGTCAGCCTGGACGGCTACATCGACGACCGCGACGAGCAACGGTTCCCGCTGTCCAACGCCGAGGACTTCGACCACGTCGACCAGGCGCGGGCCGAGTCCGACGCGATCCTGGTCGGGGCGGCGACGATCCGGCGCGACAACCCGCGCCTGCTGGTCCGGCACGCGGACCGCCGGGCCGCCCGGGTCGTGGCGGGCCGGCCCGAGCACCCGCTGAAGGTCACCGTCACGGGCAGCGGCGACCTCGACCGGACGCGCGCGTTCTGGCAGGACGGCGACCGGCTCGTCTACACCGCCGAGCACGGTCACGGGCGCGCGGTCGCGGCCGTCGGCGACCTGGCGGACGTCGTGTCGCTCGGCCCGTCGGTCGACTTCGGGGCGTTGCTGGACGACCTCGGCGCGCGGGGCGTGGACCGGCTCATGGTCGAGGGCGGCGGCACGGTCCACACCGCGTTCCTGTCCGCCGGGCTGGCCGACGAGGTCCGGGTGGCGGTCGCGCCGATGCTGATCGGGCAGGTCACCGCGCCCCGGTTCGTCAACCCGGCCGAGTTCCCGGGCGGTCCGGCGCGCCGCTTCCACCTGGAGGACGTGACCAAGCTCGGCGACGTGGCCGTGCTGCGCTACTTCCCGAAGCGCTGA
- a CDS encoding DoxX family protein — MADAARPNVVRDVANIALWVLQVLLAAYFVHSGVSLLGDDFVGKFDRIGSGQWLRYVTGVLEIAGALGLLVPVLCGLAGLGLAGVMAGAVVTELFVLRDSSGAVLPAVLLVLAAVVAWGRRDTVRGLLQRFGK; from the coding sequence GTGGCTGACGCAGCTCGCCCGAACGTCGTCCGCGACGTCGCCAACATCGCCCTGTGGGTGTTGCAGGTGCTGTTGGCCGCGTACTTCGTCCACAGCGGTGTGTCGCTGCTCGGCGACGACTTCGTGGGCAAGTTCGACCGGATCGGGTCCGGCCAGTGGCTGCGGTACGTGACGGGGGTGCTGGAGATCGCCGGCGCGCTCGGCCTGCTCGTGCCGGTCCTCTGTGGGCTCGCCGGGCTGGGCCTGGCGGGCGTGATGGCCGGCGCGGTCGTCACGGAGCTGTTCGTGCTGCGGGACTCGTCCGGCGCGGTGCTGCCCGCGGTGCTGCTCGTGCTGGCCGCGGTCGTGGCGTGGGGTCGCCGCGACACCGTCCGGGGCCTGCTTCAGCGCTTCGGGAAGTAG
- a CDS encoding CDP-alcohol phosphatidyltransferase family protein — protein MTTLHHTPARLDTEPAAWAGGQLVVLGLLGSTVGLGPLGWLAGVAYAVANQALLGGAVRRARTALGPADRVTSARGLLVGGVTALVADGGDHTALLVVLASVALALDFVDGRVARRTGTASALGARFDMEVDAFLILVLSAHVAADLGPWVLVVGALRYAFVAASWGWAWLRGALPPSRARKVVAAVQGVTLVAAASGLPPHPTVLVGLALSSLLWSFGRDIAWLWRNAPAPVEGVSRG, from the coding sequence ATGACGACACTTCACCACACCCCTGCCCGGCTCGACACCGAGCCGGCCGCGTGGGCAGGCGGCCAGCTGGTCGTCCTCGGCCTGTTGGGCAGCACGGTCGGGCTGGGGCCGCTCGGGTGGCTCGCCGGCGTCGCGTACGCGGTGGCCAACCAGGCGTTGCTCGGTGGTGCGGTGCGCCGGGCGCGGACGGCGCTCGGGCCGGCCGACCGCGTCACGTCGGCCCGGGGGCTGCTGGTCGGCGGCGTCACGGCGTTGGTGGCCGACGGCGGCGACCACACCGCGCTGCTGGTCGTGCTCGCGTCCGTGGCGCTGGCCCTGGACTTCGTGGACGGTCGGGTGGCACGGCGCACGGGCACCGCGTCGGCGTTGGGCGCGCGGTTCGACATGGAGGTCGACGCGTTCCTGATCCTGGTGCTGAGCGCGCACGTCGCCGCGGACCTCGGCCCGTGGGTGCTCGTGGTGGGCGCGCTGCGGTACGCGTTCGTCGCGGCGTCCTGGGGCTGGGCTTGGCTGCGGGGCGCGCTGCCGCCGAGCCGAGCCCGCAAGGTGGTCGCGGCGGTGCAGGGGGTCACCCTGGTCGCCGCCGCCTCCGGCCTGCCGCCGCACCCGACCGTCCTCGTCGGACTCGCGCTGTCCTCGCTGCTCTGGTCGTTCGGCCGTGACATCGCCTGGTTGTGGCGCAACGCCCCCGCACCCGTGGAAGGAGTCAGCCGTGGCTGA
- a CDS encoding zinc-dependent alcohol dehydrogenase, translated as MTRTARALWFTSSGKSEIRDVALPEPGPGEVLVRTLYSGISRGTESLVLRGGVPESQHDVMRAPFQEGGFPWPVKYGYLNVGVVERGPLLGRTVFCLYPHQTHYVVPADAVTPVPDAVPAARAVLAGTVETAVNALWDAKPMIGDRIAVVGGGMVGCAVAAVLARFPGVRLHLVDADPDRAAVADALGVAFASPGDAEGNCDLVVHASASEAGLARSLALLAPEGQVVELSWYGDRSVSVPLGEFFHSRRLRVRSSQVGVVARPDRTHAERMALALDLLADPAFDALISGQSRFDDLPSLLAGGALPPLCHRVDYGSGHVPA; from the coding sequence GTGACACGCACTGCGAGGGCCCTCTGGTTCACCTCATCGGGAAAAAGTGAGATCCGGGACGTGGCGCTGCCCGAACCGGGGCCGGGCGAAGTGCTGGTCCGCACGCTGTACTCGGGGATCAGCCGGGGCACGGAAAGCCTGGTCCTGCGCGGTGGCGTGCCGGAGAGCCAGCACGACGTGATGCGGGCGCCGTTCCAGGAGGGCGGGTTCCCGTGGCCGGTGAAGTACGGCTACCTCAACGTCGGCGTGGTCGAGCGCGGGCCCCTGCTCGGTCGCACGGTGTTCTGCCTCTATCCACACCAGACGCACTACGTGGTGCCCGCCGACGCCGTCACGCCCGTGCCGGACGCGGTGCCCGCCGCACGGGCCGTGCTCGCCGGGACGGTGGAGACGGCGGTGAACGCGCTGTGGGACGCCAAGCCGATGATCGGCGACCGGATCGCGGTCGTCGGTGGCGGGATGGTCGGGTGCGCCGTGGCCGCCGTGCTGGCCCGGTTCCCGGGCGTGCGGCTGCACCTCGTGGACGCCGACCCGGACCGTGCGGCGGTGGCCGACGCGCTGGGGGTCGCGTTCGCGTCGCCCGGGGACGCCGAGGGGAACTGCGACCTGGTCGTGCACGCGAGCGCGTCCGAGGCGGGGTTGGCCCGGTCGTTGGCGCTGCTCGCGCCGGAGGGTCAGGTGGTGGAGCTGAGCTGGTACGGCGACCGGTCGGTGTCCGTGCCGCTGGGCGAGTTCTTCCACTCGCGGCGGCTGAGGGTGCGCAGCAGCCAGGTGGGTGTGGTGGCACGACCGGACCGCACGCACGCCGAGCGGATGGCGTTGGCGCTGGACCTGCTCGCCGACCCCGCGTTCGACGCGCTGATCAGCGGGCAGAGCCGGTTCGACGACCTGCCGTCCCTGCTGGCCGGTGGCGCGCTGCCGCCGCTGTGCCACCGCGTTGACTACGGTTCCGGGCATGTACCTGCCTGA
- a CDS encoding creatininase family protein, producing MYLPDTTEDVRARAATVAVLPVGSHEQHGPYLPLATDTVVACAIARAIGDAHPVQVLPPITISCSHEHAAWPGTVSISARTLYAVVRDVADSLRRSGVPHLVLVSGHGGNYVLANVVQESEGMALFPGSGDWAAARAAAGVVTSSRGDMHAGELETSILLHAHPELVRPGYEAADHLADDRPHLLTLGLGPYTGSGVVGRPSLASADKGRDVLAVLVESFRSYLALF from the coding sequence ATGTACCTGCCTGACACCACCGAGGACGTGCGGGCGCGGGCGGCGACCGTGGCGGTGCTGCCGGTCGGCAGCCACGAGCAGCACGGCCCGTACCTGCCGCTGGCCACGGACACGGTCGTCGCCTGCGCCATCGCCCGGGCCATCGGCGACGCGCACCCCGTGCAGGTGCTGCCGCCGATCACGATCTCGTGCTCGCACGAGCACGCCGCGTGGCCCGGGACGGTGAGCATCTCGGCGCGCACGCTGTACGCGGTGGTGCGGGACGTCGCGGACTCGTTGCGCCGGTCGGGTGTGCCGCACCTGGTGCTGGTCAGCGGGCACGGCGGGAACTACGTGCTGGCGAACGTGGTGCAGGAGTCGGAGGGGATGGCGTTGTTCCCCGGCAGCGGCGACTGGGCCGCGGCACGGGCCGCCGCCGGGGTGGTGACGTCGTCGCGCGGCGACATGCACGCGGGTGAGCTGGAGACGTCCATCCTCCTGCACGCCCACCCGGAGCTGGTGCGGCCCGGCTACGAGGCGGCCGACCACCTGGCCGACGACCGGCCCCACCTGCTCACGCTGGGACTCGGCCCGTACACGGGGTCCGGGGTGGTCGGGCGGCCGTCGTTGGCGTCAGCCGACAAGGGCAGGGACGTGCTCGCGGTCCTCGTCGAGTCGTTCCGGTCGTACCTGGCGCTGTTCTGA
- a CDS encoding lysylphosphatidylglycerol synthase transmembrane domain-containing protein translates to MSSRTPPPLTRRLPLAWPWLRLAGAVVILVGLGWRLGAEAFLAGLRAVDGWAVAAALGIGLLTTVASAWRWCLIARRLGLPLTLAAAVSDYYRALLLNAVLPAGVLGDVHRAVSHGRQAGDVGRGVRAVVLERGAGQAVLIAVGVAVVLTGSVPVDVPAPAVPAAVLVLASACLSAKVRRAVRATWHDARTGLLDRGVLPEVALLSAAALAGHVALFAVAARAAGAEVPLTRLLPLLVVALLVMAVPLNVGGFGPREAFLAVAFGSAGLGAAQGLTTGVVYGVLALIGSLPGVLTLFRTSEQRQVRPERLDEDREHVPALVG, encoded by the coding sequence GTGAGCAGCCGCACGCCCCCGCCCCTGACCCGCCGCTTGCCGCTTGCCTGGCCGTGGCTCCGCCTGGCGGGCGCGGTCGTGATCCTCGTCGGGCTCGGGTGGCGGTTGGGTGCCGAGGCGTTCCTGGCCGGCCTGCGGGCGGTCGACGGCTGGGCCGTGGCCGCCGCCCTGGGCATCGGCTTGCTGACCACCGTGGCGAGCGCGTGGCGGTGGTGCCTCATCGCCCGCCGCCTCGGCCTGCCGCTCACCCTCGCCGCCGCCGTCTCCGACTACTACCGCGCCCTCCTGCTCAACGCCGTCCTGCCCGCGGGTGTGCTGGGTGACGTGCACCGGGCGGTGAGCCACGGTCGGCAGGCCGGTGACGTCGGGCGCGGGGTGCGGGCCGTGGTGTTGGAGCGCGGCGCCGGTCAGGCCGTCCTGATCGCCGTCGGCGTGGCCGTGGTGCTCACGGGATCCGTCCCGGTCGACGTCCCCGCGCCGGCCGTGCCGGCCGCCGTGCTCGTCCTGGCGTCGGCGTGCCTGTCGGCGAAGGTCCGCCGGGCGGTGCGCGCCACCTGGCACGACGCGCGCACCGGCCTGCTCGACCGCGGAGTCCTGCCCGAGGTCGCCCTGCTGTCCGCCGCGGCGCTGGCCGGGCACGTGGCGTTGTTCGCCGTCGCCGCCAGGGCCGCGGGCGCGGAGGTCCCGCTCACCCGGCTGCTCCCGCTGCTCGTGGTGGCCCTGCTGGTGATGGCCGTCCCGCTGAACGTGGGCGGCTTCGGGCCGCGCGAGGCGTTCCTCGCGGTGGCGTTCGGGTCGGCCGGTCTCGGTGCCGCGCAAGGCCTCACGACCGGTGTCGTCTACGGCGTGCTGGCGCTGATCGGCAGCCTGCCCGGCGTGCTCACCCTGTTCCGGACCTCAGAACAGCGCCAGGTACGACCGGAACGACTCGACGAGGACCGCGAGCACGTCCCTGCCCTTGTCGGCTGA
- a CDS encoding class I SAM-dependent methyltransferase, which produces MSTFAPEWLSLREKADAEARALDLVDRLRKIVLNRTPLVVRDLGCGTGSLGRWLAGRLGGPQHWVLHDRDPRLLSIAAATVSGVTIETHEADVTGLTGADLAGTSLVTASALLDLLTAEEVDGLAGACADAGCPALFTLSVVGRVEFDPAEPLDADFEAAFNAHQRRVVDGRRLLGPDAVDAAVAAFERRGAEVATSPSPWRLGPEQAALAGEWLRGWVAAAVEQEPGLAAEAPSYVRRKLELGPHVVVGHADLLAVPR; this is translated from the coding sequence ATGAGCACCTTCGCCCCGGAATGGCTGTCCCTGCGCGAGAAGGCCGACGCGGAGGCCCGCGCGCTCGACCTGGTCGACCGGCTCCGCAAGATCGTTCTGAACCGGACACCCCTCGTGGTGCGTGATCTCGGGTGTGGCACGGGATCGTTGGGACGGTGGCTCGCCGGACGGCTGGGAGGTCCGCAGCACTGGGTGCTGCACGACCGCGACCCCCGGCTGCTCAGCATCGCGGCGGCGACCGTGAGCGGGGTGACGATCGAGACGCACGAGGCCGACGTGACCGGGTTGACCGGCGCGGACCTGGCCGGGACGTCGCTGGTCACCGCGTCGGCGCTGCTTGACCTGCTGACGGCGGAGGAGGTGGACGGGCTGGCGGGCGCGTGCGCGGACGCGGGGTGCCCGGCGCTGTTCACGCTGTCGGTGGTCGGCCGGGTGGAGTTCGACCCGGCCGAGCCGCTGGACGCGGACTTCGAGGCGGCGTTCAACGCACACCAGCGCCGGGTGGTCGACGGGCGGCGCCTGCTGGGGCCGGACGCGGTCGACGCGGCGGTGGCGGCGTTCGAGCGGCGCGGGGCCGAGGTGGCGACGAGCCCGAGCCCGTGGCGGTTGGGCCCGGAACAGGCCGCGCTGGCGGGGGAGTGGCTGCGCGGGTGGGTGGCGGCGGCGGTCGAGCAGGAACCCGGCCTGGCCGCCGAGGCACCGTCCTACGTGCGGCGGAAGCTCGAACTCGGACCGCACGTGGTGGTCGGTCACGCGGACCTGCTGGCGGTGCCGAGGTGA
- a CDS encoding glycosyltransferase family 4 protein, with product MTVHFVRPVDDPASPSGGNAYDRRVVHGLGQVRDVEVPGAWPRPDPAARAALGRVLAAIADGSVVVLDGLVACGVPEVVVPHADRLRLVVLVHLPLADETGLDPAVASRLDAAEGECLRAVRAVVATSPSAARRLMSHHSLARVHVVAPGVDPAPSATGTDGASRLLCVASVTPRKGHDVLVRALASVADLSWTCAFVGAQRWPVREVVERHGLGSRIELPGPLTGPLLDRAYATADLFVLASWAETYGMVVTEALARGVPVVASAVPDALGDGGVLLPAGDVGAFAGALRRWLTDDAWRRDLRGRALARRRQLSTWDVTAAGLAEVLASLRP from the coding sequence GTGACGGTCCACTTCGTCCGTCCCGTGGACGACCCGGCATCGCCCAGCGGCGGCAACGCCTACGACCGCCGGGTCGTCCACGGGTTGGGACAGGTGCGCGACGTCGAGGTGCCCGGCGCGTGGCCGCGACCCGACCCGGCGGCTCGTGCGGCGTTGGGCCGGGTGTTGGCCGCGATCGCGGACGGGTCGGTCGTCGTGCTCGACGGCCTGGTGGCGTGCGGCGTCCCCGAGGTCGTCGTGCCGCACGCCGACCGGCTGCGGCTGGTCGTGCTGGTGCACCTGCCGCTGGCGGACGAGACGGGGCTGGATCCGGCGGTGGCGTCCCGGTTGGACGCCGCCGAAGGCGAGTGCCTGCGCGCGGTCCGCGCCGTCGTGGCCACGAGCCCGTCGGCGGCACGGCGGCTCATGTCACACCACTCCCTCGCCCGGGTCCACGTCGTCGCGCCCGGCGTCGACCCCGCGCCGTCGGCCACCGGCACGGACGGTGCCTCCCGGTTGCTCTGCGTGGCTTCCGTGACGCCGCGCAAGGGGCACGACGTGCTGGTGCGGGCCTTGGCTTCGGTGGCCGACCTGTCGTGGACGTGCGCGTTCGTCGGTGCGCAGCGGTGGCCGGTGCGCGAGGTGGTCGAGCGGCACGGCCTGGGTTCGCGGATCGAGCTGCCGGGCCCCCTCACCGGGCCGTTGCTGGACCGCGCGTACGCGACGGCGGACCTGTTCGTGCTGGCGTCGTGGGCCGAGACGTACGGGATGGTGGTGACCGAGGCGTTGGCGCGGGGCGTGCCGGTGGTGGCCAGCGCCGTGCCGGACGCGCTCGGTGACGGCGGGGTGCTGCTGCCGGCCGGTGACGTGGGGGCGTTCGCCGGGGCGTTGCGGCGGTGGTTGACCGATGACGCGTGGCGGCGTGACCTGCGCGGTCGTGCCCTGGCGCGCCGCCGCCAACTGTCCACTTGGGACGTGACGGCGGCCGGGCTGGCCGAGGTGCTGGCTAGTCTGCGGCCATGA
- a CDS encoding 6-pyruvoyl trahydropterin synthase family protein, producing the protein MFSITVRDHVMVAHSFRGEVFGPAQRLHGATFVVDARFKRDRLDADNIVVDIGLATERLRAVLAELNYRNLDDVPEFAGVNTSTEFLAKHIADALADAVHAGSLGEGARGLSGIEVTLHESHVAWASYERAL; encoded by the coding sequence CTGTTCAGCATCACCGTTCGCGACCACGTGATGGTCGCCCACAGCTTCCGCGGCGAGGTCTTCGGTCCGGCGCAACGGCTCCACGGGGCGACGTTCGTGGTGGACGCCCGGTTCAAGCGGGACCGGCTCGACGCGGACAACATCGTGGTCGACATCGGACTCGCGACCGAGCGGCTGCGCGCCGTCCTGGCCGAGCTCAACTACCGCAACCTGGACGACGTGCCGGAGTTCGCCGGGGTGAACACGTCGACCGAGTTCCTGGCCAAGCACATCGCGGACGCGCTCGCGGACGCCGTGCACGCGGGTTCGCTCGGCGAGGGCGCACGCGGGCTGTCCGGGATCGAGGTCACGCTGCACGAGTCGCACGTCGCCTGGGCGAGCTACGAACGCGCGCTGTGA
- a CDS encoding GTP cyclohydrolase II → MREEAFNDGDVAESDLVTRRGTFRAVAFRADGHEHMALVYGATDVREDVLVRVHSECMTGDIFGAMRCECGDQLDAALDRIVTEGGGILIYLRGHEGRGIGLVDKVRTHVLQDEEGLDTLDSATTLGLPVDVRDYSPAARILKHLGVTSVRLLSNNPDKIAALTARGIEVSARVPHLAPPNRHNIGYLTAKRDRLGHDLPQVDVFAADSPADR, encoded by the coding sequence ATGCGCGAGGAAGCCTTCAACGACGGGGACGTGGCGGAGTCGGACCTGGTGACGCGCCGCGGCACGTTCCGCGCGGTGGCGTTCCGGGCCGACGGGCACGAGCACATGGCGTTGGTCTACGGCGCGACGGACGTGCGGGAGGACGTGCTCGTGCGCGTGCACTCCGAGTGCATGACGGGCGACATCTTCGGCGCGATGCGCTGCGAGTGCGGCGACCAGCTTGACGCGGCGCTGGACCGGATCGTCACCGAGGGCGGCGGCATCCTGATCTACCTGCGCGGCCACGAGGGGCGCGGCATCGGCTTGGTGGACAAGGTGCGCACGCACGTGCTGCAGGACGAGGAGGGCCTGGACACGCTCGACTCCGCGACCACGCTCGGCCTGCCGGTCGACGTCCGCGACTACTCCCCCGCCGCGCGCATCCTGAAGCACCTCGGTGTCACGTCGGTGCGGTTGCTGTCGAACAACCCGGACAAGATCGCCGCCCTGACCGCACGCGGCATCGAGGTCTCGGCCCGCGTGCCGCACCTGGCGCCGCCGAACCGGCACAACATCGGCTACCTCACCGCCAAGCGCGATCGGCTCGGCCACGACCTGCCCCAGGTGGACGTGTTCGCCGCCGACTCCCCCGCCGACCGCTGA
- a CDS encoding alpha/beta hydrolase, whose amino-acid sequence MRRTFAGVVGAVGLVAALAVAPGVAQAAGTGVSWVDCGDGLQCGEVTVPADWGRPRGARVSLGVARLPAQDQATKKGVLFVNLGGPAQQISVLRVAKGAFTDLTRWFDVVVSDPRGFEASAGIACPYPAPLPENLEWASPDRATYERYRTANHRFGVDCGRVAAGPLAGHLDSGQVAHDMDAIRVALGQERLNYYGNSYGTVFAQAYARLFPTRIGRMYLDSVLDHTRRSWTDWLLPRARTMERNMVRFAQWCDADAACALHGRDVLKTWDEVLARAAREPIPAGDRTVNASRIASRTNPAYEEEWAALALAIAEAHAGDATRFAEQPAGGRDPDLSRIAFCADFPYPSDYRVLKSWEDGLRRVTPHIGWVATWPMAYHCAGLPDTGTYPPHRLRVSGLGPVLVASGEHDSTTPPEDARRVVAQLGNARYLPVQGGHALYLSGHPCVREHVHRYLVDGVLPPDGTACGVA is encoded by the coding sequence ATGAGGAGAACGTTCGCAGGTGTGGTGGGCGCGGTCGGGTTGGTCGCCGCGCTCGCCGTCGCGCCGGGGGTCGCGCAGGCCGCCGGGACCGGGGTGTCGTGGGTGGACTGCGGTGACGGGCTGCAGTGCGGTGAGGTGACCGTGCCGGCGGACTGGGGCAGGCCGCGCGGTGCCCGGGTGTCGCTGGGCGTGGCCCGGCTGCCCGCGCAGGACCAGGCGACGAAGAAGGGCGTCCTGTTCGTCAACCTCGGCGGGCCGGCGCAGCAGATCTCGGTGCTGCGCGTCGCCAAGGGCGCGTTCACCGACCTGACCCGGTGGTTCGACGTGGTCGTGTCGGACCCGCGCGGGTTCGAGGCGAGTGCCGGCATCGCGTGCCCGTACCCGGCGCCGCTGCCGGAGAACCTGGAGTGGGCTTCCCCGGACCGGGCCACCTACGAGCGGTACCGGACGGCGAACCACCGGTTCGGTGTCGACTGCGGGCGGGTCGCCGCCGGACCGCTGGCCGGTCACCTCGACTCGGGGCAGGTCGCGCACGACATGGACGCCATCCGGGTCGCGCTCGGGCAGGAGCGGCTGAACTACTACGGCAACTCCTACGGCACGGTGTTCGCGCAGGCGTACGCGCGGCTCTTCCCGACGCGGATCGGGAGGATGTACCTGGACAGCGTGCTGGACCACACCCGTCGGTCGTGGACGGACTGGCTGCTGCCGCGGGCGCGGACCATGGAGCGCAACATGGTCCGGTTCGCGCAGTGGTGCGACGCGGACGCGGCCTGCGCGCTGCACGGGCGTGACGTGCTGAAGACGTGGGACGAGGTGCTCGCACGGGCCGCGCGCGAGCCGATCCCGGCCGGCGACCGGACGGTGAACGCGTCCCGGATCGCGTCGCGGACCAACCCCGCCTACGAGGAGGAGTGGGCCGCCCTGGCGCTGGCCATCGCCGAGGCGCACGCGGGCGACGCGACGCGGTTCGCCGAGCAGCCCGCCGGCGGGCGTGACCCGGACCTGTCCCGGATCGCGTTCTGCGCCGACTTCCCGTACCCCTCCGACTACCGGGTGCTGAAGTCGTGGGAGGACGGGTTGCGCCGCGTCACGCCCCACATCGGGTGGGTCGCGACGTGGCCGATGGCCTACCACTGCGCGGGCCTGCCCGACACCGGCACGTACCCGCCGCACCGGCTGCGCGTCTCCGGGCTGGGGCCGGTGCTGGTCGCCAGTGGCGAGCACGACTCCACCACGCCGCCGGAGGACGCGCGGCGGGTGGTGGCACAGCTCGGGAACGCGCGGTACCTGCCGGTGCAGGGCGGGCACGCGCTGTACTTGAGCGGCCACCCGTGCGTCCGGGAGCACGTCCACCGGTACCTGGTCGACGGCGTGCTGCCGCCGGACGGGACGGCGTGCGGCGTTGCGTAG
- a CDS encoding sensor histidine kinase — protein sequence MKSLREVLLVVGVTAALVLLARWEGRGGPPQGLGLLVGSSLCVTLPLLLRHVLPLTSAVLSAVVGLGGIGFLPAWPGMLVTMGAFCAAVYHRERGPGLVLAVCGCWVLVSAVIAGSPVQVFTVTDLVVMGVAPVATGYALRLHRERAEQALRVQRAEADRASAEERARLARDVHDSVGHHLTAIRMQATAVRRVLGGESSIADRALGTIADLSSSALDEVRGLLSTLRDVPAGAGLAELDRLVGRLSGPDRRIAVTWSGQAERAVPADVDQAAYRVVQEALTNVVRHSGAGEVDVRLHRDRDRLVVTVVDDGPVVGSRESEGLEGQGIRGMRERVRQLGGTLTAGPREPGGWRVRAELPTGGTA from the coding sequence GTGAAGTCCCTGCGGGAAGTCCTGCTCGTCGTCGGCGTCACGGCGGCGTTGGTGCTCCTGGCGCGGTGGGAGGGGCGGGGCGGACCGCCGCAGGGGCTGGGGCTGCTGGTCGGCTCCAGCCTCTGCGTCACCCTGCCGCTGCTGCTGCGGCACGTGCTGCCGTTGACGTCGGCGGTGCTGTCGGCGGTGGTGGGCTTGGGCGGGATCGGGTTCCTGCCCGCGTGGCCGGGGATGCTGGTCACCATGGGCGCGTTCTGCGCGGCCGTGTACCACCGCGAGCGCGGACCGGGGCTGGTGCTCGCGGTGTGCGGGTGCTGGGTGCTGGTCAGCGCGGTGATCGCGGGCAGCCCCGTGCAGGTGTTCACCGTGACGGACCTGGTGGTGATGGGCGTCGCGCCGGTGGCGACCGGGTACGCGTTGCGGCTGCACCGGGAACGGGCGGAGCAGGCGTTGCGGGTGCAGCGGGCGGAGGCCGACCGGGCGTCGGCCGAGGAACGGGCGCGGCTGGCCCGGGACGTGCACGACAGCGTCGGCCACCACCTCACCGCGATCCGGATGCAGGCCACGGCCGTGCGGCGGGTGCTGGGCGGCGAGTCCTCGATCGCCGACCGGGCGTTGGGCACCATCGCGGACCTGTCGTCGTCCGCGTTGGACGAGGTGCGGGGCTTGTTGAGCACGCTGCGGGACGTGCCGGCCGGGGCCGGGTTGGCGGAGCTGGACCGGCTGGTCGGGCGGCTGTCCGGGCCGGATCGGCGGATCGCGGTGACGTGGTCCGGCCAGGCCGAGCGGGCGGTGCCGGCGGACGTCGACCAGGCGGCCTACCGGGTGGTGCAGGAGGCGTTGACCAACGTGGTCCGGCACTCCGGCGCGGGCGAGGTGGACGTGCGGCTGCACCGGGACCGGGACCGGCTGGTCGTGACCGTCGTGGACGACGGGCCGGTGGTGGGTTCCCGGGAGTCGGAGGGGCTGGAGGGGCAGGGGATCCGGGGGATGCGCGAGCGGGTGCGTCAGCTCGGTGGCACGCTCACCGCCGGGCCGCGTGAGCCGGGTGGGTGGCGCGTGCGGGCCGAGCTGCCGACGGGAGGGACGGCGTAG
- a CDS encoding response regulator transcription factor — translation MAIRVVVADDQAAVREALRMVLDGEPDIEVVGEAASGAEAVHVTLVRRPDVVVMDLRMPHGDGIAAITRLSGARPEISAPEISAPEVPAPEVPAPRILAPKILALTTFDVDEYLFGALAAGAGGFLLKDSDPALLLEAVRGLHEGRGLIDPKVTGRLIARFAQLSPRPAPSRVDQLTAREREVLAHVVRGLSNAEIAGALTIEEGTVKTHVARILTKLGLRTRVHAVIYAYEHGLAQ, via the coding sequence GTGGCGATCCGGGTGGTCGTCGCCGACGACCAGGCGGCGGTGCGGGAAGCGCTGCGGATGGTGCTGGACGGCGAGCCGGACATCGAGGTGGTCGGGGAGGCGGCGAGCGGCGCGGAGGCCGTGCACGTGACGCTGGTCCGGCGGCCGGACGTGGTGGTGATGGACCTGCGGATGCCCCACGGCGACGGGATCGCGGCGATCACCCGGCTCAGCGGGGCCCGGCCGGAGATCTCGGCGCCGGAGATCTCGGCGCCGGAGGTCCCGGCGCCGGAGGTCCCGGCGCCGAGGATCCTGGCGCCGAAGATCCTGGCGCTGACGACGTTCGACGTGGACGAGTACCTGTTCGGCGCGTTGGCGGCGGGCGCGGGCGGGTTCTTGTTGAAGGACAGCGATCCCGCGTTGTTGTTGGAGGCGGTGCGCGGGCTGCACGAAGGGCGGGGGTTGATCGACCCCAAGGTCACGGGACGGCTCATCGCCCGGTTCGCCCAGCTGTCACCCCGGCCGGCGCCCAGCCGGGTCGACCAGCTCACCGCGCGGGAGCGGGAGGTGCTGGCGCACGTGGTGCGGGGGTTGAGCAACGCGGAGATCGCCGGTGCGCTCACCATCGAGGAGGGCACGGTGAAGACGCACGTGGCCCGCATCCTCACCAAGCTCGGCCTGCGCACACGGGTGCACGCGGTGATCTACGCATACGAGCACGGCCTCGCCCAATAG